The region AACAAATCCCCAACATAATAGCTTTTGAGGTACAGTATGCAGTGAGGCAGTACAGCATAATAAACTATATATTGTCATCTAGATGGCAAATGCAAGGACAAGCACATAAATTGAGGGGATTTCAAACAACTTACTGAATACCTAAAACCCACGATCCCGGCGTTTCTGTACGAAGGGGAGCAAACAATGTTTGCCTGAAAGGGCTTGAACCCCCAAACACCGCCAGTAGCTTTGGAAGTTACACTCTGCAGTGTGACTTCTCAGCCTGCCTGTCAGCAAATTTATACAGGGCTCTGCCCAGACGCAGCAGCACATGATCTGTATGAAATGGGGGCCCAGTTAATAGGTAGCTGTTAAtaaaggaaaggaggggaaagggagaTCATATCTCAGTTTTAACACCAGTAAGCTGGTTCTGGCTAGCCCTTTGTAATATGTGGCTTCCCCAGAAGAGGATGATACTGACTTTTATCACAGAGAGACAGATGAATCTCTTAATGACTGGATGTCACCATCACAAAATCACTCCCAATATTTCATTTCgcctcttcctttttatttttctcctaatttCAGTGCACAGCTGGCACTTTCAGCTCTTAATTCCTATACTGAGTAACTCACCCCTCTCTGTATTTTGTCCTTATCATGTTCAGATTTTGTATTTATTGCATTATATTTATTGTTCGCCATCCCTACTGTCTTTGATTAGCCGTTTCGCACACAAAAGGAGATCTAAGTCAAATGTACCATTCATGGGCTGTTTATCCCCATCTTTTATTGGTTTTCCCAAACTCCCTGACTCATTCTGGTAAAGTGAAAACTGTGAGTACAAACAGATGCTGCCTCAAAAGGGGCTAGATGGTCTTCTGAGCAAAGTTGGGCTGGCAGGCTAAGCTGAACACTTTtcagctaattttttttaatatcaaagtGTCCTCTACATGAATTATCCAAGTGACAGACATGTATTTTCACCCAAAACACAGGGTAAAACTGAATGATTTGCACAAGAACACACACAGGCGCTTCCTTTcgccccccttttttttttttttttggtaactcgatttttatttaaatacctcTGAAGCATTATGTTAGTGTACATTTTCTTCTGGTTCATGAATAACAAGTATTTCTAAGTCTCAGATAAAATCCCTGTACAGTTTGTGTTTGTAATTATATTTTGAGTCTCATTTTCACATGTTCAGTTCCTGAGCCAAATAGTACCGACTTCTCATTTTGAATGATGATGCACAGAACTGTAACACATACTTGTACCTTTagttaaacaatatttttaatggatgttcctgtgtttatttttcagtatatttccATGAGATTACAGATGGTATGTTTTAGCTGAGTTAACAGTCTCCATAAAGTTGCTTAGTGCGAAAtccattggggtttttttaaatgctactgcATAAAAAAATAGTTTACAACAGAAATTCTAGTTTATTTCATAGTCTAGAATGCATTAAAAGCATAAAGTCATGCATATGTCAGAGAACACAATATTTACAAATCTGTACAGTTTCTGTCCTTTATTTAGTGTGGCTCTTGCCAGGCAATTAGATTCAACTCTTACCACTCTGATGTCAAATTCTCCAAGATAACATATAGCTGTCATCTAAAAACATTTTGGTTTCCTTACCAGCACTGAGATTGATGGCTGTATGTATAATGGACACAGTTCTGCACTCCATTTCATAAAGTCTACCTTCCATGGAGTTAGAGATGGTTACCACTGTGGGCAGAACATGAAAATGGGTGGAATCCCCCActcactttttctttctccagtatTTTGATGTGCTGAACTACTGGCGTATTTTGGCTAAGGCTGTACGATAGAATGGCAGATTAATTAACTTCTGACCTGCAGATTGTTCATAGTTACCAGTCTTTTTCCTGTTCATTCAGAAAGGTAAGGAAGAATATTTCGTACTCAACACACCAGAACTATGTTAAGGAACTCTAGAAcacatctttccttctctccctgtttattttcaaaacccCTTGAAATGAAACATGCAGTTGGAAAAGCCTGTGTTTTTACACTAACACCCAGTCTACAAGCCAAGCATTTGCATTTTATCAACCGGATGCAATTTCTCTCTTTCCCAGGTTTGCTTTATCTTTAAAACCACAATAAGCAGCAGTCAACATGGATACCCATCTCCCACACCCAATGTCCACCCCAGACAACCTCCAGCCGATGAAAGAGCAGAATGGTGAATATCAGTCCTTCTACAGAGTTCACATGGCAGAAGTATTATACATGGCTTCACTTGCCAAAGGTTCTACTGgctgtgaaataaaaatcagtatcttGGTCAGTCAGTATTGTGTTCAGAAAAGCAACTGACCTCAGACAGGGTTCCCCTAGAAAGCACTCCATCACTGTCTGGCTCCGTAATAGGAGTCATAACACCTGGAACCAAAGGTGCTCTGACTCCTCTCCTGCTGATATGCAAGGAAGAATGGCACTTACAGTATTCTCTGAATTCCAGGGAGACATCGTGGTTTCTATAAAGAGATTAGTATAAGAATGGCACTTTTTCACTAAGGCTAAAAGAGCACCTTTCTGAAAAACACCGTAATGATCCAACATTTGTGGCTTGTTAAATTCACAACGTTGAAGAAAAGTACCTTAGTAATCATTGCAATACTATCCATTAAAGTATGGTAgcaaatagtttttctttttaagacacGTCAGGTAATAATTTGTTACGGTGGTTTATCCTGACCAGCTTGGGCAGGTTCTAAAAAAGGAACACCAAATGTGTGGTTGCTCCAAAAACATccttctcccctccttccctccttctttccctcttccactgAGAATAGACCAAGGAGGCCTGACCAGCCCTGCTATTACATTATAACCAGGTAACACAGAAATTAatcaattaatttattattaataggAGCAAAATGTAAAAGCTGAAGAAATTGTAGATGTACTACCAAGCATGTTGTGTCCTGCTGATGTCTCCAAAAGACCCTCGTGATAAAAACGTAAAAATTCTTTAGCTCTGAAAGGTCAAATATGCTAAACTGTGATTTCAAAAGGATGAAACCTTTTCTGTCTTCTATGTTCTTttagcattctttttttcttctgctttctgcaCTGCTGGATTTTAGCATCCATGAGTCATGTGATCCTTCTAGCAtcaatatgtttttcttctgatttctagCATCTCTGCCAGAAGACCCTTGGTTAGACTTTCTGCATTTCAATGTGCTGGTGGTGGTAGTGGTGGTAACAATGGTGTCTGGGTTGACACCTTCCATTTAGTTTATAGACAGAATTTTTCTGCTGACGTTTTTTGAAAAACCACACTGCCAGGACAGCTGCCACCAGTAACAAGCAGAGAAGAATCACAATTACTGCTATGATAGCACCTTTACTTGACTTGGGACAATCCTCTCCCTCACATGGCTCAGAAGTGGGGATGAGCTTTTCTCCAAGACCCTGGGTGAGATTTTCTTGCTCGGCTAATTCCTGGGTTGATGTGTCAGTAACGATATCTGGAGCTGGTGCAGTGGTTGCCACTTGTGCTGGGTAGGCAGTTGTTTCTTTTGGTTCTGCATATGGAGTGTGATCAGAGGGGCTGACCATCACAGAGGTTTCTGACATGGATGTTTTTAAGCTGGTTACGTCAAACAGCATTGTTGTACCGGACTCCTGAGTCACAGTTTCTGGAGATGTAGTTAGGTGGTCCCATGCAGCATCATCATAACCTCTGCTCACACTCAAGTTCTCCAGACCACTCACTGATGTAAGTGATACCGATGTCTCTTTGGTCCCTTCATCATCTATCCTCGTTGTTGCTGCCACAATCTGTGTTAAACCTTCCTCTGGAGCTGGGCTGCCATTGCCCGATTTTCTTACTTCAACGTGATTTGGATGGTCAGTAGTGAGGACAACATCATCTTCTGTTCCCATCGATCCGTCAACTTTATCCCcctcctcttcatcatcctcTACCACTTCTTGTGTTACTGGATAGCCATCTAACCATGACTCATCAGTAATGGCAACTGCATCTATCTCGGCCTTCGTATCATTAGTTGCGAGAATGGGTTCAATGGGGAAATCCTCACTGTCATAAAACATTTTGGCACCAGGTTCATCATAGGCTGTCTTCACTCCAATGTGGTTATCACCTTCAGAAAACTGTGCTTTAGTAGAATCATCTGTCTCCTTCTCTGATTCAGGCTCACTGAAAGCCTCTGATGGAAACCAGAACAAGTTTTTTTGGCTTAGGAGTGACACAGGGGACTCAGTTGGTGCCCTGCTTCCTTTTTCAGAAGTGTCTGTGTCCTGAGTAACACCTTTGGTACTTCCAGTTCTTCCTTCCTCTGAACTTTTACTGAAGGAAAGCTGTTCTTGCTCCTGCTTGATTTCCTTTTTGCCATTGACATGTTGATTCTCAACAATAGGTATTGATCTGTCATCAGGAAAATTATCTTCATAGTCAATGTGTGCCTCGGTTTCATCTagaaaagttaaaaaaccccaaaagtcaACATTTAATTTGGCCAGGGAAGTACTGGACTCATTTGTTACAAAAAGCCAAGAAGAAAGGTGCAATGAGGAGTGAGTTTTAGACAGTATTTTTCATTCAGTGTTATTGTTTATATGAAAAGGGGATGGTCCACAATAGACTAATAGTCAATACTAAGTTTAAAAATATCAGGATAGGTGTCAGAGCTATTCAGTAATAACTTTCCAAATTTAAACATGTATATAAATAACTTACTGTCTGCAGTTAGAGGACTTCCTTCAATTGCTTATTGTTTTCTCAAACCTTCACTTTCCCTAACATGATTCTTTTTGCCAGACgtgaggaaatttttttcatgaCATTCAAGTAAGAAATGGGTGTGGAGAGGAAAGTATAGCAAAAAATAATCAACTGCTAATTGGAccgtaaataaaataaaaacctgtaaGTTTTACAGCAACTTCATCCCTTTTGAGCCAGCTGCTTTTGAAGGATTATATTCACTACCTTATGTTCAATTTTTTATCATTGCAATAGTTTTCTTCAATGACCTTGTTGTTTCAGTGATACAACACCTGGGGCCAGGTGAGCTGAGTGGTATTTCTTATTCCATGAGAGCTCTTCAGAGCTGCCTGAGGAAGAGCCCCCACCAAAGCTGACGATGAGTTCTACTCATCTTCATCTGAAGAAAGCAAGATGCACCCATGACTGCAAGGATAGAAAACTCCATTTCTAACACTTAAAGCCTAACACTTGGCTATCAAGATAATACTGCCTGTAATCAACTCCTGGGCATCCAATTTTAAGAAACTGAATGttaccaaaaataaaacaaacaaacaaacaaaaataaaacaaaaacaaaaaacaaagcaaaccagtAACAAAATAACTGAGTGCAACAGAGGGGTGGATTCATGACAATGTTTGAGTTCAGTTTAGAAATACTCCTCATGCCTCAACAGACCTACCACTCATAGCAAAATAGATTTGACTCAAACCGTGAAACTAAATGTTTGAATGAAATAATGCATTGTAATTTATATTTCTTCCACTCTTCTAAAACCTTAGCTCAATGAAAAATTTTCCAAACTAGAGAGGGTGGTTGATTTTCAGCTCACACAAGTTTTACTCCATAGAAAGTTGATGTAATTGCTGAGATTTATGCTGGCATTAAAAGTCCTAGAAAATAGTGCCTTGGgatatggaaaacaaaacaaactgaatCATggtgagaattttt is a window of Athene noctua chromosome 2, bAthNoc1.hap1.1, whole genome shotgun sequence DNA encoding:
- the SUSD5 gene encoding sushi domain-containing protein 5 — protein: MASGSQRFSLTFLQGVGSVFFILQIISVQADGKVFALESKNNSKGLDLAEAEKACVDLSARLATAEELKRAVLDCSFAGCTTGWLAGGSTGTIICRKTGSKQQSVKAIDVKIENDPFVNDQYDAFCVKDEDKPCGDPPSFPHTILHGHTGFEMGDELLYVCAQGYVMGNKETAFTLLCDSCGEWYGQVQACVKDETEAHIDYEDNFPDDRSIPIVENQHVNGKKEIKQEQEQLSFSKSSEEGRTGSTKGVTQDTDTSEKGSRAPTESPVSLLSQKNLFWFPSEAFSEPESEKETDDSTKAQFSEGDNHIGVKTAYDEPGAKMFYDSEDFPIEPILATNDTKAEIDAVAITDESWLDGYPVTQEVVEDDEEEGDKVDGSMGTEDDVVLTTDHPNHVEVRKSGNGSPAPEEGLTQIVAATTRIDDEGTKETSVSLTSVSGLENLSVSRGYDDAAWDHLTTSPETVTQESGTTMLFDVTSLKTSMSETSVMVSPSDHTPYAEPKETTAYPAQVATTAPAPDIVTDTSTQELAEQENLTQGLGEKLIPTSEPCEGEDCPKSSKGAIIAVIVILLCLLLVAAVLAVWFFKKRQQKNSVYKLNGRCQPRHHCYHHYHHQHIEMQKV